One window from the genome of Haladaptatus paucihalophilus DX253 encodes:
- a CDS encoding DUF7091 family protein, which produces MDDRLDRFLRVKLRKVGKKYAETRQSANRQIEEAKDAYRNAHDTVLADLPRDEHGRAKIVCRRHVDRRAAPIDQEGRPKCFDPDHPACEGCVEDIREGTIETW; this is translated from the coding sequence ATGGACGACCGCCTCGACCGTTTCCTCCGCGTCAAACTCCGGAAGGTGGGAAAGAAGTACGCCGAAACCCGTCAATCGGCGAACCGCCAGATAGAGGAGGCGAAGGATGCGTACCGGAACGCTCACGATACCGTCCTCGCCGATTTGCCGCGGGACGAACACGGCCGGGCCAAAATCGTCTGCCGAAGGCACGTCGACCGTCGGGCAGCGCCGATAGACCAGGAGGGACGGCCGAAGTGTTTCGACCCGGACCATCCCGCGTGCGAGGGATGTGTCGAAGACATCCGCGAAGGGACCATCGAGACGTGGTGA
- a CDS encoding hypothetical protein (Replication protein A protects and stabilize the intermediate ssDNA that is generated by the unwinding action of a DNA helicase at the replication fork. In addition, SSBs prevent the formation of secondary structures by single-stranded template DNA.), with the protein MTDVRQHAEEIHEQFSDHLDVTVDDVASRLDSLVNEYKVPMEEARRSVTSHYLDEAGLERDDIRTGGTSDVNVEDIETDEEWVNLTAKVVDLWEPRSDAVGQVGLLGDETGTIKFTKWAKSDLPELEEGTVYSLGNVVTDEYQGRYSVKLNRTTTIEELDADIEVGDNSTEMEGALVDIQSGSGLIKRCPKEDCTRVLQNGRCSEHGEQEGEFDLRIKGVLDDGLDVHEVIFNQESTENLTGIELEEAKQMAMDALDTTVVADEMREKTLGHYYRVTGPTMGRYLLANDVELLSGPVDAEAALIKARSM; encoded by the coding sequence ATGACCGATGTGCGACAGCACGCAGAGGAAATACACGAACAGTTCTCCGACCATCTCGACGTGACCGTAGACGACGTAGCCTCGCGTCTCGACAGCCTCGTCAACGAGTACAAAGTGCCGATGGAGGAGGCGCGACGAAGCGTCACCAGCCATTATCTCGACGAAGCCGGATTGGAACGCGACGACATTCGAACCGGCGGGACCAGCGACGTGAACGTCGAGGACATCGAAACCGACGAAGAGTGGGTGAACCTCACCGCGAAGGTCGTCGACCTTTGGGAACCGCGAAGCGACGCCGTGGGCCAGGTCGGCCTCCTCGGCGACGAGACGGGCACCATCAAGTTCACCAAGTGGGCCAAATCCGACCTCCCCGAACTGGAGGAAGGGACGGTCTACTCGCTCGGTAACGTCGTTACGGACGAGTATCAGGGCCGCTATTCGGTGAAACTCAACCGCACGACCACCATCGAGGAACTCGACGCCGACATCGAGGTCGGCGACAACAGCACCGAGATGGAGGGCGCGCTGGTGGACATCCAGTCCGGCAGCGGGCTCATCAAGCGGTGTCCGAAGGAAGACTGCACGCGCGTCCTGCAAAACGGCCGCTGTTCGGAGCACGGCGAGCAGGAAGGCGAATTCGACCTCCGAATCAAGGGCGTCTTGGACGACGGTCTCGACGTACACGAGGTCATCTTCAATCAGGAATCGACCGAGAACCTGACCGGCATCGAACTGGAGGAAGCGAAGCAGATGGCGATGGACGCGCTCGACACGACGGTCGTGGCCGACGAGATGCGCGAGAAGACGCTCGGTCACTACTACCGCGTGACGGGACCGACGATGGGTCGGTACCTGCTCGCGAACGATGTCGAGCTGCTCTCCGGGCCGGTGGATGCCGAAGCGGCGCTTATCAAAGCGAGGTCGATGTAA
- a CDS encoding RPA family protein, which yields MSNAPTREVARRTFAAEFNDASYTFKESDDERAPVYLLLPTGERANRVFVVGTLTEKEDVGEDSEYWRGRVVDPNGDTFFVYAGQYQPDAAAMLRELEAPAYVAIAGKPRTFEMDDGTVNVSLRPESITVVDESTRDRWVVETAERTLERIEAFDDETNRYAAMAKEEYERPIDTYRDNAIRALESLATVDGAGDDGGDEADEGAATEGETTPQ from the coding sequence ATGAGCAACGCACCAACACGAGAGGTCGCACGCCGCACCTTCGCGGCGGAGTTCAACGACGCGAGTTACACGTTCAAAGAGTCGGACGACGAGCGCGCACCGGTCTACTTGCTCCTCCCCACGGGCGAGCGAGCGAACCGAGTCTTCGTTGTCGGAACGCTGACCGAGAAGGAAGACGTCGGTGAGGACAGCGAATACTGGCGCGGACGGGTCGTGGACCCGAACGGGGACACGTTCTTCGTCTACGCCGGGCAGTACCAGCCGGACGCCGCGGCCATGCTTCGAGAACTCGAAGCACCGGCCTACGTCGCCATCGCCGGGAAACCCCGGACGTTCGAGATGGACGACGGAACGGTGAACGTCTCGCTTCGACCGGAGTCCATCACGGTGGTGGACGAATCGACGCGGGACCGCTGGGTGGTCGAAACCGCCGAGCGAACTCTCGAACGCATCGAGGCGTTCGACGACGAGACGAACCGCTACGCCGCGATGGCGAAAGAGGAGTACGAGCGACCCATCGACACCTACCGCGACAACGCGATTCGGGCGCTCGAAAGCCTCGCCACCGTCGATGGAGCGGGTGACGACGGCGGCGACGAAGCGGACGAGGGAGCGGCTACCGAGGGCGAAACGACGCCACAGTAG